One genomic window of Candidatus Limnocylindria bacterium includes the following:
- a CDS encoding cyclase family protein, producing the protein MVRFIEVSHRITAGMKTYPGLPEPKVDVIIDYASSRERYGGKAEFLIASLHLCGNTGTYVDSPHHRYPAGADLAELPLERVAHLPVVVIDATSSGRAIGPDVLRGRELTGSAVLVRTDFAQHWGTEAYFTDHPFLTSDSVDILVKARPAFVGIDSLNIDDTADFSRPAHTKLLGAGIPVCEHMTGLAAIPKSGGRLHAVPIAWVGGATFPVRAYVIAEDAE; encoded by the coding sequence GTGGTCCGCTTCATCGAGGTCAGTCACCGCATCACCGCCGGGATGAAGACGTACCCGGGATTACCCGAGCCCAAGGTCGACGTGATCATCGACTACGCCTCTTCGCGCGAGCGCTACGGCGGCAAGGCGGAGTTCCTCATCGCGTCACTGCACCTGTGCGGGAACACCGGAACGTATGTCGACTCGCCGCATCACCGGTACCCGGCCGGCGCCGATCTCGCCGAGCTACCGCTCGAGCGCGTTGCGCACCTTCCGGTGGTCGTGATCGACGCGACGAGCTCCGGTCGCGCGATCGGTCCCGATGTCCTCCGTGGCAGGGAACTCACCGGTAGCGCAGTCCTCGTGCGCACGGATTTCGCGCAGCACTGGGGGACCGAGGCGTACTTCACCGACCATCCCTTTCTTACGAGCGACAGCGTCGACATCCTGGTGAAGGCGCGACCGGCGTTCGTCGGCATCGATTCGCTGAACATCGACGACACCGCGGACTTTTCGCGGCCCGCGCACACGAAGCTGCTCGGCGCCGGCATCCCGGTCTGCGAGCACATGACCGGCCTCGCGGCCATCCCGAAGTCCGGCGGACGTCTGCACGCGGTCCCGATCGCCTGGGTCGGCGGCGCGACGTTTCCCGTGCGCGCCTACGTGATCGCGGAAGACGCCGAATAG
- a CDS encoding amidohydrolase family protein: protein MRSEQPVSVTHVSVVPMDRQIVLEDQTVVIRDGRIESISAAADVDARQMRVIDGRGKWLMPAIADMHVHFWDPTEANLFLANGIAHVRNMWGAPLHLAWQKKVERGEVPGPRVTTTSPIVDGAGPNGRTIWPGSVLLASPEEAGPLVARLADRGYAQIKAYSALRPEPLRALGAAAKARGIPVTGHCPRSMRFEEAIDAGMSCFEHFAAIENGHLRGGERQPPEAGNWLERSRMVTQLDLERIRVLADRMAREQIWNCPTLVVLRQITLSRDDALATPHLDYIRPHTRDGWDPTDDFRFRGMPFTRDDLAVAARAADEVFRQVVGVLRDAGAPLLLGTDTPNPYVVPGFAIHQELAHLSAAGLTPYEVFRTGTSEAARFLEEQDDWGTVATARRADLVLLSRDPLQHVDALQHIQHLFINGHDFDRAALDALLAERLNDVKRELEPITISADDRKWFVSHAGRPFGRLTTRRQPTAGGTLFKESGVNFQWGETRREAAAILEADGSLKELTATTKTGFGTEKLSIARAPTGYAAHLTAVDGVISDTTVETSPVPLSPRLLVSASASFASSLSTSALTFEDERLILTSVAATSAPPSAADGATVTFSRPGEVLEFVIAFDDAGDVARVSQRMALGVREWVVESSA, encoded by the coding sequence GTGCGATCGGAGCAACCGGTCAGCGTGACCCACGTCAGCGTCGTTCCGATGGACCGTCAGATCGTCCTCGAGGATCAGACCGTTGTGATCCGCGACGGCCGCATCGAATCCATCAGCGCCGCGGCCGATGTCGACGCCCGACAGATGCGCGTCATCGATGGACGAGGGAAATGGCTGATGCCAGCGATCGCCGACATGCATGTGCACTTTTGGGATCCCACGGAGGCCAACCTCTTCCTCGCGAACGGGATCGCTCACGTTCGCAACATGTGGGGAGCGCCACTTCATCTTGCGTGGCAGAAGAAGGTCGAGAGAGGAGAGGTCCCAGGGCCGCGAGTGACGACGACGAGTCCGATCGTCGATGGCGCGGGTCCAAATGGAAGAACGATCTGGCCCGGATCAGTTCTGCTCGCTTCGCCCGAGGAGGCCGGACCGCTTGTCGCACGCTTGGCCGATCGAGGTTACGCGCAGATCAAGGCGTACTCGGCACTCCGACCGGAGCCGTTGCGGGCGCTTGGCGCCGCGGCAAAGGCACGTGGGATCCCCGTCACTGGTCATTGCCCAAGGTCGATGCGCTTCGAGGAAGCGATCGACGCCGGCATGAGCTGCTTCGAACACTTCGCGGCCATCGAGAACGGCCATCTGCGTGGCGGTGAGCGCCAGCCGCCAGAGGCCGGCAACTGGCTTGAGCGGTCTCGTATGGTCACCCAACTGGACCTGGAACGGATCCGCGTTCTCGCCGACCGCATGGCTCGCGAGCAGATCTGGAATTGTCCGACGCTGGTCGTGCTCCGCCAGATCACTCTCTCACGGGATGACGCGCTGGCGACTCCTCATCTCGACTACATTCGGCCGCACACTCGAGACGGCTGGGACCCGACAGACGACTTTCGTTTCCGGGGAATGCCCTTCACCCGTGATGACCTCGCGGTCGCCGCGCGCGCGGCCGATGAGGTGTTCCGTCAGGTCGTCGGAGTTCTGCGAGACGCCGGAGCTCCGCTACTCCTTGGCACGGACACGCCCAACCCATACGTCGTGCCTGGGTTTGCGATCCACCAAGAGCTGGCGCACCTGAGCGCGGCCGGACTAACGCCTTATGAAGTATTTCGGACAGGGACGAGCGAGGCTGCACGATTCCTCGAGGAGCAGGACGACTGGGGGACCGTGGCGACCGCCCGACGCGCTGACCTGGTACTCCTTTCACGCGATCCCCTGCAACACGTCGACGCCCTACAGCACATCCAACACCTCTTCATCAACGGACACGACTTCGATCGCGCCGCGCTAGACGCGCTCCTGGCCGAGCGGCTGAACGACGTGAAGCGGGAGCTCGAGCCGATCACGATCAGCGCCGACGACAGAAAGTGGTTCGTGAGCCACGCGGGCCGTCCATTCGGCCGCCTCACGACACGGCGGCAACCGACCGCCGGTGGGACGCTGTTCAAGGAGAGCGGTGTGAACTTCCAGTGGGGTGAGACGCGACGCGAGGCCGCGGCGATCCTTGAAGCAGACGGGTCGCTGAAAGAGCTCACCGCGACGACGAAGACTGGATTTGGCACGGAGAAACTCTCCATCGCACGGGCGCCCACGGGATATGCGGCGCATCTGACCGCGGTCGACGGGGTCATTTCGGACACCACCGTTGAGACCAGCCCTGTCCCTCTCAGTCCTCGGCTGCTCGTCTCGGCGTCAGCGTCGTTCGCGTCTTCGCTGTCGACATCCGCACTCACGTTCGAGGATGAGCGACTCATTCTCACTTCGGTCGCCGCCACCTCCGCCCCGCCATCAGCGGCCGACGGAGCGACGGTGACGTTCTCACGCCCCGGCGAAGTGCTCGAGTTCGTGATCGCGTTCGATGACGCAGGCGACGTCGCGCGCGTCTCCCAACGTATGGCGCTGGGCGTGCGCGAGTGGGTGGTAGAGAGCTCGGCCTGA
- a CDS encoding aldehyde dehydrogenase family protein: MSRLPVQKTYKLFIGGAFPRSESGRTLVVEGANIARASRKDLRDAVRIARQAGAGWAKATAYNRGQVLYRIAEMMEMRRSELASLAPRKNEVDRAIDRVVWYAGWADKIAQVVGSANPVAGPYFNFTVPEPTGVTGILAPEPPLLGLVTRLMPVIVGGNTAVVIASEKHPLVAIEFAECLATADVPPGVVNVLTGLRKELAPILASHMDVAALDLTGADGDAAELERLGAENVKRVVRGKADGQSPYDIEAFLELKTVWHPIGM, encoded by the coding sequence ATGAGCCGGCTGCCGGTCCAGAAGACCTACAAGCTGTTCATTGGCGGCGCGTTCCCGCGATCCGAGTCGGGCCGCACGCTCGTCGTGGAGGGCGCGAACATCGCGCGCGCGTCGCGCAAGGATCTCCGCGACGCCGTCCGCATCGCGCGGCAGGCCGGCGCGGGCTGGGCGAAGGCGACGGCGTACAACCGTGGCCAGGTGCTCTACCGCATCGCCGAGATGATGGAGATGCGACGGAGCGAGCTCGCGTCCCTCGCGCCGCGCAAGAACGAGGTCGACCGCGCGATCGACCGTGTCGTCTGGTACGCCGGCTGGGCGGACAAGATCGCGCAGGTCGTCGGCAGCGCGAATCCCGTCGCCGGCCCGTACTTCAACTTCACCGTGCCCGAACCGACCGGCGTCACGGGGATCCTCGCGCCCGAGCCGCCGCTCCTCGGCCTCGTCACGCGCTTGATGCCGGTCATCGTCGGCGGCAACACCGCCGTCGTCATCGCATCGGAGAAGCACCCGCTCGTCGCGATCGAATTCGCTGAGTGCCTCGCCACCGCGGACGTGCCGCCGGGCGTCGTGAACGTCCTCACCGGTCTCCGGAAGGAGCTCGCGCCGATCCTCGCGTCGCACATGGACGTTGCCGCGCTCGACCTCACCGGCGCGGATGGCGATGCCGCGGAGCTCGAGCGCCTCGGCGCGGAGAACGTGAAGCGCGTCGTGCGCGGGAAGGCCGACGGGCAGAGCCCCTACGACATCGAGGCGTTCCTCGAGCTGAAGACCGTCTGGCATCCCATCGGGATGTGA